The DNA sequence TAAGTgtgtttatttaatgcatttttctccTAGTGGCTCTAGCCCAGAAGAAGCTTATGGACGTCAAGCTCGGACAGCTACCATCGTGGCTGGGAACAAGAGACTTCACCCCAAATGGACTTCTTGGTAGTGTTCGTGGAGGTAACGACCAGTGTATTTAATATTAGAAAAGCATCTTTGATCAGTATTGTaattgtttctgtttttatattagCTGTTGTGTAATATTTTCCTTCTTTTAGGATATGAGAGATATTACAACAAATACATCAATGTGAAGAGAGGTGGTATTGGTGGAATTGCCATGTTCATTGCTGGTTATATTGCCCTGAGCTACCTCTGGGAATACGATCACATCAGTAAGTACAACctcagtgtattaaaaaaaaacagtagtagCGTGACCTTCACTGTTGTCTAAATTTACTGTCACTGAGGAAGTGTTTTCTTGTCCAGAGCATGACAGGTGGAGGAAGTACCACTGAAACCCACTGGACCACCAGGCCACTCAAATCTTTTGTCTGCAGCAGTGTGATCATCACACCTCTCAGCTTTCTCTGTTTGTGACTGTTGTGAccaagaataaaatgaaatttatttaatttggaCTCTTTTTTTCAAAGTGTACAAAATGTTGGCTGCATGTGTAAGAGcttgattattattattcttcacATTTCTTGTGATGAATTAAACATGTATTTAATTGATTGGAGTTTTTGTATGTCATTAATCAAGCATTAGGATGGTTTCACTTGTTTTAAAACAGATTCAGTAGTCAACAAACAAGGTGGTCAGTAACCATAGGTATGTGTAGATGCCCTATTGGACCGCTCCAGGCATGTACATTCACCATACTGTAGGTTCACACAGAGCTGTTGGGTTTGCAGACCATCAGCTGTGCAGGATTGTGGCGTCTTTCAAATGTTCAGTGATTACTATGGTGAATGATGTCAAGTTGATCACTACAGCATGGCGGATGGCTTACGTATAgcggcccatagaaacagtcgctaatgaggcatctatgtatacatatctatggtcaGTAACACTGCAGCCCAGATTACTAAAGAAAATGGGGGAAGTCTTTATTCAGGCAAAAGGACCATTTAAAAGCTAAAACCACACGAATAGTTGATATGTGCTACTTgttatgtttataaatatagATAAACATATCCATGATAATGGTTTCATAAATCCAGTAAATCTTTATTGTAACAAGTACAACAACCCAACAAACGGtttcatttaatataaacacacatCCTGATGGACTACAAAGTGATGTCCTTTCTGCCTCTCCAATTTTGGATAATTTTGGTTGTTAATTGACAACATTTTCTCTAAAAACATATACTCTGCTCTATTTTCACCATTGCTTTAAAGTTTAAGCAATCAAGATGCTTGTTGCTCCAATACAAAAGACTATAAGGTTTCATGTGAgagtaaaacaaaaatctatgaAAACGGTGGTTACTGATCATTCTACGTTTTCATTGTGTACTAACTGAGACGCACTTGGCACATGGACAGTGAGGTAGAGCCACGTTTATGTCCCTCGACTATAGCTTTTGCAGTGAAAAGTTAAAgaaatggttcacccaaaaatttaaatgtactcaccctcaggccatcccagatgtagatgagtttgtatcttcattggaacagatttggagaaatttaacatcacttgctcaccagtggatcctctgcagtgaatgggtgccttcaaaatgagagtccaaacaactgataaaacatcacaataatccacctgcattaatgacagatttgttttttaaaaacatgcggtttttcacttcacaatatGAAAATTGTTGGAGtcgtggattactgtgatgtttttatcagctgtttggactctcattctgacggcacccattcactgcagaggatccactggtgagcaagtgatgttatgctaaatttctctaaatctgttctgatgaagaaacaacctCGTACATCctggatggcctgaaggtgaggcagttttcagcaaattttcatttttgggcgaactatttctttaatgtaCCAGGAATTAAATATGTCACTTTGCAAGTTATAGTTCCATTTATTGGAGATCCTTTTTGTAGAAAACTTTACTGTCCACTCAAAAAAGCCAGGTGTCCTTTTGTGCATTTGTTTGCGTAATGGCCCTTCTCACCGCACTGGAAAAAGCAAACAGATAATGGCATCATAGtagtatgtaaaaaaaaaaaacataaattataatttatgcATAAAATCAAATGAAGTCCCACCTTGTAGCATGTAACTTGATCCAGTGGACGAGGACCGCGAGGTCCACCCATGTTGTTATTAGAGTGCACTATCCCAACAGCATTTGGCATTCTCTGGTTGTTGTTGATATTGGTGTTGGTTAACTGGATGAGTGACTGTGATAACCTGTTTATGGGCTGCATGTTTTGCTGCTGGAAATTAAACTGAAGATGAAACATTAGTATCAAGGTAAACGTTaaccatgtttaaaaaaaaaaaaaaaagataaaaaaaataataataattcacaaacCTTTTGCTGAGACTGTGCCTGTTGTGGTAATGGTGGCTGTTCAGCAGCACCCATAGGGAGTTCAAATCTTGGGCTAGGAATTACAAAATAAGAATCCATATGCTTAGAATTAAtgcagaaatgtttatttaaatcacaCATATGAATATGTATATGCATAAATTGCAATCACTGATACTCACTGCATAAATTTGCATGACTTGCCCTCCGGGCAGAAGCCAACAAGGTAATTTACACAGATGACTCTTCTTGTGTGTCTGTGCCTGCAATCCGGACCTAAAGGGAAGGTGAAGGGAAAAAGTGTTTAATTTCTTCCTATTacaatcaatttttaaatatttgtaaaataatgtaactTAACAAAATTCCATGTAAAGTAATGCTGATTCATACAACtacttttaaatgcaaatatctGAAAAACACTGCAAAAGACTTACCATGCTTACAAAACCCCCTATCATACCACGGGCAATCTTTAATCTTAGATTCTGGGTCAATGTGCAAAAATGGACACTCTTTATTACTGCACTCCCctgtgaaacaaaaataaatgattaagactaattatacacacacagagcaatagatagatagatagatagatagatagatagatagatagatagatagatagattttaaaatactaaCCAAATTTAGAGTAGAAATAACATTCAGGCATCTTTGTCATATCATACTCATGTAAAAATTCACATTGGTCTCCTTTCTTGCATAAACCTCTAAGCCAGTGCTTGCACACCACAGTCTTTTCTCCACTGATGTGTCGGAAAGGACACATTCCACctgtaaaaaaagagaaagctgTAGAGTCTGATCAAAGCAATACGTCtgatttatatatgaaataaacaagtttttataaCACATGCCTTTCATACAGGCAGCTCTCATGAAGAACTCGCATACAGCTGCGCCAGATtctgaaaaataataacattttgtatCATTATTAAAAGTCTTCGGTCCTAAATAATACTTATCAAGCAATTCATCTTATgtgttgaaaataataaatcagaaacacaactgtaataaaaacaaatattaatcaATGCTCCTGTTAACTTACTATCCATTCCTGGAAAAGGCAATGGTTGAGCGCCTAATTGTTGTTCTACAGCAATTTCTAGATCAAACTTGATATGATCGACACACGCGATTAATTCCTGCATTTTGGTagtatattgtgtatatttttaccAGCAGATGAAACTCTTCTCTTTGTAACACCTAATCAGAAATCTAAAAGAAGTCTTAATGGCTAACGTTAACAACTTATCAGTTTGCCGTTGGTCAGGTTTAATTCTAGACGTAAAAAGAGAGAATAGCGAAAAGGTATACAGATTTATTAACTGGGTAAACGGTTTTTAATGTAGCTCATGAGTAAATCGGTAAAGATAAAGataaacattgtaaataaaCAGTTGATTTTAGAGCCGTCTACTTCCACAGCGCTGTTCACGAGTGACCCCTGAACTTCAGGACGTGCAATCGATTACAATAGCATCGATTTTCTGGGAACGCGCGAATGccgtttttaaattgtattccTTAAGATGAGTAATTTCGcctcattaatattaaaaagtgtgTCAATTATCTTCTAATGATTTGTCGTTAGATGACAACTTTGACGGCACAAAGAATATACGAAAGGCTGGTCTTGATCAGCGTGTTGGTTGTTGATTAAAAGGTCTGCTGTAGTTACTAGCGCCATGCAGCTCCTAACAATGGTACTATGAAGAGTGCTGACTGTGGTGTGTCGGGAGGTACCTACCGACTAGCTGGCATGGgattataaaaatgcatataaaaatgaaacaaagagAGATAATCGAATTGAATGAGATAATTAAATTTCATAGGTGTAAACTATCAACCAGAAGCTGTTTTATGTCTGTTGTTCTTAAAGAAATCCAAAACTATACAGATTC is a window from the Onychostoma macrolepis isolate SWU-2019 chromosome 03, ASM1243209v1, whole genome shotgun sequence genome containing:
- the atp5mf gene encoding ATP synthase subunit f, mitochondrial; translated protein: MADKPVALAQKKLMDVKLGQLPSWLGTRDFTPNGLLGSVRGGYERYYNKYINVKRGGIGGIAMFIAGYIALSYLWEYDHIKHDRWRKYH
- the cpsf4 gene encoding cleavage and polyadenylation specificity factor subunit 4 isoform X1 codes for the protein MQELIACVDHIKFDLEIAVEQQLGAQPLPFPGMDKSGAAVCEFFMRAACMKGGMCPFRHISGEKTVVCKHWLRGLCKKGDQCEFLHEYDMTKMPECYFYSKFGECSNKECPFLHIDPESKIKDCPWYDRGFCKHGPDCRHRHTRRVICVNYLVGFCPEGKSCKFMHPRFELPMGAAEQPPLPQQAQSQQKFNFQQQNMQPINRLSQSLIQLTNTNINNNQRMPNAVGIVHSNNNMGGPRGPRPLDQVTCYKCGEKGHYANKCTKGHLAFLSGQ
- the cpsf4 gene encoding cleavage and polyadenylation specificity factor subunit 4 isoform X2 produces the protein MQELIACVDHIKFDLEIAVEQQLGAQPLPFPGMDKSGAAVCEFFMRAACMKGGMCPFRHISGEKTVVCKHWLRGLCKKGDQCEFLHEYDMTKMPECYFYSKFGECSNKECPFLHIDPESKIKDCPWYDRGFCKHGPDCRHRHTRRVICVNYLVGFCPEGKSCKFMHPRFELPMGAAEQPPLPQQAQSQQKQQNMQPINRLSQSLIQLTNTNINNNQRMPNAVGIVHSNNNMGGPRGPRPLDQVTCYKCGEKGHYANKCTKGHLAFLSGQ